ACTTTACTAGATTTCAGGTTCTTCACACATTCCAAGAAACTCCACATATCAATGAAAGCATCTCGATATTCCGATGACTTCCACAGCATCACATAAAATGGTTGGGCAAAACAGACGAGTGCGAAAAATACCATATTGCTCTTACAAAATACAAGAAGCGGCCCAGTTATTCCAATTGCGACAAACAAATCGTTTGCAAGCATGCACATGTACCAAGAGAAGATGAAGACAATCAcggaaactttcaaacttttcatcaACTTTCTAGTGTCACTTTTCTGCTTCTTTCCTAAAGTATATTAgattttattgataatttcaTCTATATCTTACCTTTAAAGTGGAATACAATCATTAAGAACACAAATAAAAAGAGTGTGATTGTATTGAATATAACATTTGACATTGACCAAAATCTGCCGACATCTGGATGAAGCCCAATTGGCGGATTACAAAAGATTATTACTTcatcattcatttttaaaaatcccaatGCAACTGTAAATGCTGAATATATAAAGGGAATGACTAGCATCATGGAAATATAATTGATGGTTCCAATTTTACGATagctaaaattggaaaaattggtgagcgattcatatattttttaataactaaCAAAGTGGTGAAGAAAACAATGATCAATAAATCGATGACCAGCATGAGTATCATTACAGCTTGAAAGCAGATGAAAAATACGTAAATCGATATTGCCGGAAAGCATACGTTCCGCTTGAGCCTGATCCCAGTAAACAGAAGTGCGGCGTTTGGGATTTCGAATAGAAGACAAATTATGTGCGACACGCTTAGGACACATTGGAGgtaagctgaaaattgtgaattcgaatgaaaatgaaatgtaACACATGTTCTCTATTTTCTGGACAAGCTATGTTATCTTAGGATTTGTGTTCAAACAGATGTTCCACTTGCCGACCTGTTGTAAATTTCGTAATCAAGATTAGGACTTTCATGCAGCCCACGCCTTCTGTATAATGCTACTATGAACTGaaaaagtgtcggctgctgtgAAAAATCCACCTATCACACTATGTGGTGCAAACCCCAAGCCTTTGACTTCCAGCGAGAATGCAGAAAACATGCAATAAAGCCTGCCTCACATAGTAGCCCTAATAGACTTTCATTACTTACAAGATTTCGATCGCAATGCAGGTTTTTTGTACGTCaagcacaaaaaattgaagtgtcCAAAAAGTCCGAGAATATTGAACACAACAATTTCAGATGCGATGCAAATCTGGTTGATTATTTCCGCAGAGACCATCctggaaaatatatatttttgtggCACGGGACGAGAAAATACGTAAAAATTAGGacggaaaattttaagttcgagcattttttaaaatttactcaAATTAGGTTATTACGAATCTT
This is a stretch of genomic DNA from Caenorhabditis elegans chromosome V. It encodes these proteins:
- the srsx-1 gene encoding G-protein coupled receptors family 1 profile domain-containing protein (Predicted), coding for MVSAEIINQICIASEIVVFNILGLFGHFNFLCLTYKKPALRSKSSYLQCVLSVSHIICLLFEIPNAALLFTGIRLKRNVCFPAISIYVFFICFQAVMILMLVIDLLIIVFFTTFYRKIGTINYISMMLVIPFIYSAFTVALGFLKMNDEVIIFCNPPIGLHPDVGRFWSMSNVIFNTITLFLFVFLMIVFHFKGKKQKSDTRKLMKSLKVSVIVFIFSWYMCMLANDLFVAIGITGPLLVFCKSNMVFFALVCFAQPFYVMLWKSSEYRDAFIDMWSFLECVKNLKSSKVLHKASNVSSAALSVKRSIKQ